The Candidatus Baltobacteraceae bacterium genome includes the window GTGAGCGAACCCGGCAAGGTTTTTTTAGTCGGCGCGGGCCCGGGCGATCCGGGCCTGCTGACGTTACGCGCGGCGCACGCGCTGCGCCATGCCGAGGTCCTGCTCTACGACGCGCTCGCGTCGGATCCCACGATCGCCCTCGTCCCGAAATCCTGCGAGCGCATCTTCGTGGGGAAACGCGGCGGAAATCATGCGTTGCCGCAAGCGGAGATCGAAGCGCTGATGGTTCGCAAAGCGCGCGAGGGCAAGCGCATCGTACGCCTTAAGGGCGGCGACCCGTTCGTCTTCGGACGCGGCGGCGAAGAGGCGCAAGCGCTGCACGCGGCGCGCGTCCCGTTCGAAATCGTGCCGGGCATCACGTCGGCAATTGCGGCGCCGGCGTACGCCGGCATTCCGGTAACCCATCGCGAGCACAACGTGGCGTTCACCGTCGTAACCGGTCATGAAGATCCAACCAAAGGCGCTTCGACGATCGACTGGGGCAAACTCGCAGACCCGCATCAAACGCTCGTGCTGCTTATGGCGATGGGCAACTTGCGCGAGATCGTCGCCCGGTTGCTCGAAAACGGGCTGCCCGCGCAACGTCCCGCGGCGGTAATCAAAGACGGCACGCGCCCGACGCAGCAGACCGTGGTCGCGACGCTCGCCACGGTTGCGGAGGCGGTCGAGCGCGAGGGGATCGGCGCACCCGCCATCGTCATTATCGGCGAGGTTGCCGCGCTGCGCGAAGAGATCGCCTGGTTCGATCGGTCGCCCCTTTTCGGTAAGCGCGTGCTCGTAACGCGCCCGCGCGGTCGAGACGACGACTTCGCGCAGGGATTGTGGTCGCTGGGTGCGCAGCCCGTACTCGCTCCTACGATTGCGATCGGTCCGCCCGACGAACCTCGTGCCGCGAACGACGCGATCGATCGCTTGCGCGAATACGACTGGATCGTCTTTACCTCGCGTCACGGCGTCGAAGCGTTCTTCGATCGACTTGCGGCGCGCGGCGCGGACGCCCGGTATGTCGGCGGTTGCCGGGTCGCTGCGATCGGTCCGAAGACCGCCGGCGCGTTGCGCGAACGCGGTATCGTCGCGGATCTAACGCCGGCGCAGTACGTGGGCGAAGCCCTCGCGACGGCATTGATCGAGGCTTCGATCCCGGGAAATCGCGTGCTCGTCTTTCGCGCGCAGGAGGCTCGCGACGCGTTGCCCGAGATGCTGCGCGCGGCGGGCCGCATTCCGGACGTCGTCGCCGCCTATAAGACGACGTACGCGAACGACCCGTCGTTTGCAGAGTCCGTCGAGCGGTGCGACATTCTCACGTTTACCAGCGCGTCGACCGTGCACGGCTTCGTCGCAAACATGGGTGGAGCGGCCGCCGCTTGCGGGGCCGCGCGCGGGAAGACGGTGGCGTGCATCGGGCCGATTACCGCGCAGGCCGCACGCGACTCCGGTTTCGACGTGACGTTCGTTGCCGAAGCTTATACGGCCGACGGGTTGCTCGCCGCGCTCGAGGAGCACGCCGGATCGGCGCCGTCGTAGCGCAGATCGTCTTCGGCGCGATCTTGGCGGCGATCGTTGCATCGCTCGCGCTGCGCGCGCGGGCGCTCACGCGCTCGGGCGCGCTCGCCGCATTCGCCATCGGCACGATCGTCTTCGGAAGTCTTGGATGGGCCGGGGCCGGCGTGCTCTTCGCATTCTTTGGGCCGTCGATCGTGCTCTCGCGTATCGGCAAGGCGCGCAAACGCGAACTCGTCGACATCGGAAAGCTCGATGCCCGCGATGCCCGGCAGGTTCTGGCCAACGGCGGCGTGGCGGCGCTCTGCGCGCTCGCCGCGCTCGTCTTCGGAAAACCCGCAAACGCCGCATTTGCCGGCGCGTTCGCGGCGGCCGCCGCCGATACGTGGGGAACCGAGATCGGCACGCTGGCAAAACAGCGCGCGCGCTCGATTCTCACGTTGCGGCCAATCGCGACGGGGCTCTCCGGCGGCGTCACGCTCGCGGGTACGTTCGCCGAGATCGCCGGCGGACTCGTCGTCGCGCTCGTTGCCTTCGCCGTCGGCATCACGGCGATCGTGCCGGTCGCCATCGGCGGCGCGTGCGGCGCGTTCGCCGACTCGTTCCTGGGCGCGTCCGTTCAGGTGCTGCGGTACTGCCCGCGCTGCGAGCGCCGCTGCGAGACCGACCCGCACGTGTGCGGAGCGCGCACGACGATCGAGCGCGGCGTGCCCTGGATGAACAACGACGCCGTCAACTTCGCAGCCACGCTCTGCGGCGCCGTCGTCGCGGCGTCGCTCGCGAGTTACTTGCCGTACGTCTTTTCGAGGTAAGGAAGGATCGTGTCGTCGTCGTCGAGCGTCGTATCGCCGTCGACCATGACCGGAATGCCGGTCTGACCCGAGACCTCCTTGACGATCGCGCGTTCGTCGTGATCGCGCGGAACGTTCACGACCTTGTAATCGAGCAACAGGTCTGTGAGCTTAGCCCGCACGCGGGCGCAGTACGGGCACCACTCGGCCTGATACAATACGATGTTGGTATCGCGCAAAATCTTCTTCCTCTGGTGTTGTGGGAACCGTCACAGCGGTAGTCGTAGGTACGTTCGACGAGAGAGAGGACACGTTTTTGGCACGCTCCTGGGATCGTAATCGGCTGCTGCGGCGCGCGTTTGTCGCGTCGCTGTGCCTGCACGTGCTCTTCGCTTGGCTCTTTCCCACCCAGACGCGCTTTGGAACCAGCGGGTTGCAGCCGGTCGAAACGATCTCGTTTGCGAAACTGCAGCGCATACGGCTCGAACGTCCCCGCAAGAGCCGGCCGCTTCCGGTCGCCATCCCGCGCACGGCCAATCGAGCGCCGCGCGTGAGCTTCGCTCGCGTGCGCGCCGAACTCACCGCAAACCGCCCCAAACCCACCGCCACGCGCACGCCCGTACCGCAGAACGGGCCGCAGGGCGAGCGGGCGGCGGCGCCTACGCTCGTGGCAAAAGCGAGCAACGCACCGCTCGCCGCACAAGTAGCGAATTCGTCGGTGCCGGTCGCTTCGGTCGCACGCGCGGCCGCGGCGCCGAACCCGGCGGCCTCGACGGCCGACCGGATCGTCGCGAGCCAGGGC containing:
- a CDS encoding DUF92 domain-containing protein, with protein sequence MAAIVASLALRARALTRSGALAAFAIGTIVFGSLGWAGAGVLFAFFGPSIVLSRIGKARKRELVDIGKLDARDARQVLANGGVAALCALAALVFGKPANAAFAGAFAAAAADTWGTEIGTLAKQRARSILTLRPIATGLSGGVTLAGTFAEIAGGLVVALVAFAVGITAIVPVAIGGACGAFADSFLGASVQVLRYCPRCERRCETDPHVCGARTTIERGVPWMNNDAVNFAATLCGAVVAASLASYLPYVFSR
- the cobA gene encoding uroporphyrinogen-III C-methyltransferase; the encoded protein is MSEPGKVFLVGAGPGDPGLLTLRAAHALRHAEVLLYDALASDPTIALVPKSCERIFVGKRGGNHALPQAEIEALMVRKAREGKRIVRLKGGDPFVFGRGGEEAQALHAARVPFEIVPGITSAIAAPAYAGIPVTHREHNVAFTVVTGHEDPTKGASTIDWGKLADPHQTLVLLMAMGNLREIVARLLENGLPAQRPAAVIKDGTRPTQQTVVATLATVAEAVEREGIGAPAIVIIGEVAALREEIAWFDRSPLFGKRVLVTRPRGRDDDFAQGLWSLGAQPVLAPTIAIGPPDEPRAANDAIDRLREYDWIVFTSRHGVEAFFDRLAARGADARYVGGCRVAAIGPKTAGALRERGIVADLTPAQYVGEALATALIEASIPGNRVLVFRAQEARDALPEMLRAAGRIPDVVAAYKTTYANDPSFAESVERCDILTFTSASTVHGFVANMGGAAAACGAARGKTVACIGPITAQAARDSGFDVTFVAEAYTADGLLAALEEHAGSAPS
- a CDS encoding glutaredoxin produces the protein MRDTNIVLYQAEWCPYCARVRAKLTDLLLDYKVVNVPRDHDERAIVKEVSGQTGIPVMVDGDTTLDDDDTILPYLEKTYGK